The Burkholderia cepacia genomic interval GGCGTTTACAGCATTCGGATTTTGCATCGCGTTTCGCTCTCAATCGGTCTCAGTCGAGCCGCAGCTTCGCTTCGGCGAAGGCATACAGCGGACGCCACAACAGGCGGTTGAACAGGGTAACGAACAGGGACATCACGGCGATGCCCAGGATGATCTTCGGAAAATCGCCGGCGGCGGTGGTCTGCGCGATATAGGCACCGAGGCCGTGCGCCTCGATCCTGGTACTGCCCCACTGCACGGCTTCCGACACGATGCTCGCGTTCCACGCGCCGCCCGATGCGGTGATCGCGCCGGTCACGTAGTACGGGAAGATGCCGGGCAGGATCGCCTGCCGCCACCACTGCCAGCCGCGGATGCGGAAGTTCGTCGCCGCTTCGCGATAGTCGTTCGGGTAGGACGTCGCACCGGCGATCACGTTGAACAGGATATACCACTGCGTGCCGAGCACGATCAGCGGCGACAGCCAGATATCGGCGTTCAGGTGGAAGCGCGCGATCACGATCACGAACGCCGGGAACAGCAGGTTCGCCGGGAACGCCGCGAGGAACTGCGCGAGCGGCTGCATCTTCTCGGCAAGCGCCGGGCGCAGCCCGATCCACACGCCGATCGGCACCCAGATCACCGACGCGATCGCGATCAGCACGAGCACGCGCAGCAGCGTGACGAGCCCGAGCATGACCACGTGGCCGACCTCGGCCATCGTCACGCCGGTCGCCACGAAGCTGACGACGCGCCACACGACGTAGGCCGTGCCGAGCAGCACGAGGAGCGCCCACGCGATGTCGGCGGCGAACGACGCCTTCTTCTCGACTTTCGGCAGCGTGAAACGCATCGCGCCCGACAGCGGCAGGCGCAGCGGAATCCGCGCGGCCTTCGCGAAGAGCCAGCCGGCCGGCACGAGCAGCTGATGGATCAGGCGCGTGCGGCGCACGAGGTCGAGCAGCCACGATTCGGGCGCGTTGCCGGAACTCGTGGTTTCCATCCGGAACTTGTCGGCCCACGCGACGAGCGGGCGGAACAGGAACTGGTCATAGGCGAGGATCACGACGGTCATCGCGAGGATCACCCAGCCGATCGCGCCGAGGTTCTTGTCCGAGATCGCCTGCGCGAGATACGCGCCGATGCCCGGCAGCGTGATCGTCTGGTTGCCGACGGTGATCGCCTCCGACGCGACGACGAAGAACCAGCCGCCCGACATCGACATCATCATGT includes:
- a CDS encoding ABC transporter permease encodes the protein MDVGFVNPNRTANASAWRVLPNRWDFIAFPLIICLIAMAVVGFHETMAPIATLQTQKISLDPSNLPEYALRTTLRMLAAMVASLAFTLVYGTLAAKSRRAGMVLIPILDILQSVPVLGYISFTVTFFLALFPSRVLGAELAAIFAIFTSQAWNMTFSFYQSLRTVPRDLDEVSRGFHLTSWQRFWKLEVPFSMPGLIWNMMMSMSGGWFFVVASEAITVGNQTITLPGIGAYLAQAISDKNLGAIGWVILAMTVVILAYDQFLFRPLVAWADKFRMETTSSGNAPESWLLDLVRRTRLIHQLLVPAGWLFAKAARIPLRLPLSGAMRFTLPKVEKKASFAADIAWALLVLLGTAYVVWRVVSFVATGVTMAEVGHVVMLGLVTLLRVLVLIAIASVIWVPIGVWIGLRPALAEKMQPLAQFLAAFPANLLFPAFVIVIARFHLNADIWLSPLIVLGTQWYILFNVIAGATSYPNDYREAATNFRIRGWQWWRQAILPGIFPYYVTGAITASGGAWNASIVSEAVQWGSTRIEAHGLGAYIAQTTAAGDFPKIILGIAVMSLFVTLFNRLLWRPLYAFAEAKLRLD